A DNA window from Aspergillus nidulans FGSC A4 chromosome I contains the following coding sequences:
- a CDS encoding uncharacterized protein (transcript_id=CADANIAT00007764) codes for MSHYIETEIAALTQRVQSDPESLDAESRAKAVKAARDLLNALTPPPEIVIQDVVLNPPLLMALRVGVDLDIFQIICEDEGEGVTTQSIAEKSGASLMVVDQILRLLATKGYILEAGVQTYKPSQLTKTMAAPPFTAMTRACFDIGNYSTTYAPEYFRQNKHAFPSSTTDTPFQLAKNTSLDYFAWLAENQALATDFQAWMTVKQQAAPNWVDWFDVKGVILDGFRGHIAQPGDSKGDGNAEILIVDIGGGEGAYLHAFNHKFPDIPGRRILQDLPHVLDTVTDIPEKTELMAHDFFTAQPVKGARTYYLHWILHDWSDSQACQILSNIAAAMEPGYSVLIINETIIPDEGCDSLAAAISAMMMLQVGAAERTERQWRELLATVGLTDVRCYQSPAGGAGEGIIVVRNDVTDAKYLVATFACGHAKTPPYFRRGTLKRVSLGRFPGRECTFGSSSEDSWALRVVSSRGSAFKGIYDTVGSRHLIQRPSLYTNATR; via the exons ATGTCGCACTACATAGAGACCGAAATTGCTGCTCTAACACAGAGAGTCCAATCAGATCCAGAATCCCTCGATGCCGAGTCGCGAGCAAAAGCCGTAAAAGCCGCAAGAGATCTCCTAAACGCCCTCACTCCACCCCCAGAGATCGTCATCCAGGATGTAGTCCTCAACCCACCTCTCCTGATGGCTCTCCGCGTCGGTGTCGATCTCGACATATTTCAAATCATTTGCGaagacgagggcgagggagTGACTACACAGAGCATTGCTGAGAAGTCTGGTGCGAGTCTTATGGTTGTCG ACCAGATTCTACGGCTACTTGCTACAAAGGGCTACATCCTCGAAGCCGGGGTACAGACTTACAAACCCTCGCAATTGACTAAAACAATGGCAGCACCCCCATTTACTGCTATGACACGGGCATG TTTTGATATCGGCAACTACAGCACAACCTACGCACCGGAATACTTCCGCCAGAACAAGCACGCATTCCCATCTTCCACAACAGACACGCCTTTTCAGCTCGCCAAGAATACGTCCCTTGACTACTTTGCCTGGTTAGCAGAGAACCAAGCATTAGCGACGGACTTCCAGGCTTGGATGACGGTGAAACAGCAGGCAGCACCGAATTGGGTAGATTGGTTTGATGTGAAGGGTGTTATTCTTGACGGCTTCCGAGGGCACATCGCGCAACCCGGTGATAGCAAAGGTGACGGTAATGCTGAGATCTTAATCGTCGacatcggcggcggagaaggtgCCTACCTGCATGCATTCAACCATAAGTTCCCCGATATACCTGGCCGTCGGATCCTCCAGGATCTACCGCATGTACTTGACACTGTTACCGATATACCGGAGAAGACAGAACTCATGGCGCATGATTTCTTCACAGCCCAGCCTGTCAAAG GAGCGAGAACATACTACCTCCACTGGATCCTGCACGACTGGTCCGACTCACAGGCCTGCCAAATCTTGTCCAACATCGCTGCAGCCATGGAGCCTGGCTACTCGGTACTTATCATAAACGAGACGATTATTCCCGACGAGGGTTGTGATTCCCTGGCTGCTGCCATTAGCGCAATGATGATGCTTCAGGTTggggcggcggagagaaCAGAGAGGCAGTGGAGGGAACTACTGGCAACGGTCGGTCTGACTGATGTGCGCTGTTACCAATCGCCTGCTGGGGGTGCCGGGGAGGGTATTATTGTCGTTAGGAA TGACGTAACAGAC GCTAAGTATCTAGTTGCAACCTTCG CCTGTGGTCATGCGAAAACTCCTCCATACTTCAGGCGTGGTACGCTCAAGAGGGTTTCATTGGGCAGGTTTCCTGGACGGGAATGCACATTTGGCTCATCCAgcgaggattcctgggcctTACGAGTTGTGAGCTCACGCGGCAGTGCCTTCAAGGGTATTTATG